A window of Haliscomenobacter hydrossis DSM 1100 contains these coding sequences:
- a CDS encoding RHS repeat domain-containing protein — protein sequence MSYDKNGNLNKNLHKNVSTISYNHLNLPTVITFTTGNTIELLYDAAGTKLCKTVKVGATVQYVQDYLPGGIEYRQTGTGVKRVESVFHAEGRYYNTNVDASNTIAWRKEYNFKDHLGNTRLVFTDRNGNGIVDITGTASTSDVLQENHYYSFGLAFEGAWLQNDAGVRDNKYGYNGKELNDDFGLNWSDYGARWYDGSIGRWNAVDPLADHDELISWSPYNYANCNPINFIDPDGQNPIRLAIAAYRYAKKIYKIYSKLEGKIDKLTPKHFKDAGIDELYDIAGDIFTAFGTNSSGWERAKAAVDIIIGTDFNKKGSKAVDKMLGEFKDGAKGVYYNKHKSGKSYVGRGGKGRQKDSAGDKSRNEKDPVDEKESAYYGSKDEDNAKEEEGISIFRSGTAGNSNSYNKIITGRKKINEEFGGGSYNPKKDYK from the coding sequence ATGTCCTACGACAAAAATGGCAACCTGAACAAAAACTTGCACAAAAATGTCAGCACAATAAGCTACAATCACTTAAATTTACCGACAGTGATCACGTTCACTACCGGCAATACCATTGAGTTGTTGTATGATGCTGCGGGTACCAAGCTGTGCAAAACGGTGAAAGTAGGTGCTACAGTACAGTATGTGCAGGATTACCTGCCGGGTGGTATCGAATACCGCCAGACTGGGACGGGTGTCAAAAGGGTGGAGTCGGTTTTTCACGCAGAAGGCCGCTACTACAATACCAATGTGGATGCTTCTAATACGATCGCCTGGCGCAAGGAGTACAACTTCAAGGATCATTTGGGGAATACACGGCTGGTGTTTACCGATCGGAATGGGAATGGTATCGTAGACATTACGGGTACAGCGAGTACAAGTGATGTATTGCAGGAGAATCACTACTACAGCTTCGGTTTGGCTTTTGAGGGGGCTTGGTTGCAGAATGATGCGGGGGTGCGGGATAACAAATATGGCTACAACGGGAAAGAGCTAAATGACGATTTTGGATTGAATTGGAGTGATTATGGGGCTAGGTGGTATGATGGGAGTATTGGGAGATGGAATGCAGTAGATCCATTAGCGGATCATGACGAATTAATATCTTGGTCCCCTTATAATTATGCAAATTGTAATCCGATTAATTTCATAGATCCTGACGGTCAAAATCCTATTCGTCTTGCAATAGCTGCATATCGCTATGCAAAAAAGATTTATAAAATATACAGTAAATTGGAAGGAAAAATAGATAAACTAACGCCAAAGCATTTCAAAGATGCAGGAATCGATGAATTATACGATATTGCAGGAGATATTTTCACAGCATTTGGAACTAATAGTTCTGGTTGGGAAAGGGCAAAAGCTGCTGTCGATATCATTATTGGTACAGATTTTAATAAAAAAGGCTCAAAAGCAGTTGACAAAATGCTTGGCGAATTTAAAGATGGTGCAAAAGGAGTTTATTACAACAAGCATAAATCCGGTAAAAGCTATGTGGGCAGAGGAGGTAAAGGGCGTCAAAAAGATTCCGCTGGGGATAAAAGCCGGAATGAAAAAGACCCAGTGGATGAAAAAGAATCAGCTTACTACGGAAGTAAAGATGAGGATAACGCTAAAGAAGAGGAAGGAATAAGTATTTTTAGAAGTGGTACGGCTGGTAATTCAAACTCATATAATAAGATTATTACCGGACGAAAAAAAATAAACGAAGAATTTGGTGGGGGTTCTTACAACCCGAAAAAAGACTACAAATAA
- a CDS encoding DUF6443 domain-containing protein has protein sequence MIKKRTYKDFIWEYFYHTGTRLVSSIKNIDGQSVNYTYDQLQRLKTASARGGNVVTTYDYAFRSSTYLYNTVKSTTILSSVGSSSLLTSKATAQLMDGLGRPIEDINIQHHPTKGQDGATYGAVDVVTHYMYDAQGRMHKQSLPFASPNTNGTYYAPPGGTKYTQSTFETSPLNRTLSVTPPDWYATTSAYGTNTANEVLIPGTTSSYFAAGTLFKTTITDPDNRVSITYTDKKGRLILKRQTDTGNTNPANTYYQYDKKDRVIRVMPPGVAAWTTDLVFAYQYDARDRMTRKKVPDMGSISMRYNNRDQLVFVQDSMQLGLSRCLGTKYDNYGRPIESGFVAGFPSDANATFTFDESLSKTWYDGKSSATDSLNLSTYPQYRGKVRKSETKVLGTSDWLYKVISYDTHGRASLIKGNNHLNLGVANAEVDSMIYDWADNTISQTRTHKPGTVGATGTFSINNGYRYDHAGRRIDFLTTIGGIGQHVAEYNYNHRDELIEKNLHANEISGVWSWLQSIDYSYNAQGWLTGINNWNTSATVNTPALCTPAMPNPASPSRSTYNEASDLFMLDLRYDQPEIGISGLTAAPAQKAGNISQIVYRVRGREASIVSYSYDYLSRLSTSTFHNYSDAGVISGTNNYNENLTYDLRGNIQTLQRTGFYQNGGTCTYGQIDNLTYSYKPNTNRLHKVLDGTTTAGDAKSRGFNGLLSTIDSSMTYDRNGNLNKNLHKNVSTITYNHLNLPAVITFTTGNTIELLYDAAGTKLRKTVKVGATVLYVQDYLPGGIEYRQAGTGVKRVESVFHAEGRYYNTNVDASNTIAWRKEYNFKDHLGNTRLVFTDRNANGIVDITGTASTSDVLQENHYYAFGLAFEGAWLQNDAAVRDNAYMYNGKELNSDFGLGMYAYGARWYDPSVGKFGSPDRFAEKYFSHSPFGYGMNNPVRFIDVNGDSIDVYAPNGAHLYTIDDGKKEASAIYFQNESMDQNGNTTYSNKIEFSYNDQEQDRPKALRGEYKFKVVSNEDIASAMKKSGVDQINESNLKYAYRQSRPIKVGSKYREGKMDFWGTVNLYEIQGDILYITNSALTGTMAYNGMDYGNYLWGQAMRRLGFEENTVLGGAHFNNAAFGRSDTSFDWQLLDAAADQRAIRSGYNHFNIRRMSLKEVLPDNTYGIKH, from the coding sequence TTGATAAAAAAACGAACCTATAAAGATTTCATCTGGGAGTACTTCTATCACACGGGTACCCGCTTGGTCAGCAGCATCAAAAACATTGACGGTCAAAGCGTCAACTATACTTATGACCAACTGCAACGCCTCAAAACGGCCTCAGCCCGCGGTGGCAATGTGGTCACCACCTACGACTATGCCTTCCGCAGCAGTACTTACCTGTACAATACCGTAAAATCAACCACTATCCTATCGTCAGTAGGTAGCAGTAGCCTCCTGACTTCCAAAGCCACGGCCCAATTGATGGACGGGTTGGGTCGCCCCATCGAAGACATCAACATCCAACACCATCCTACCAAAGGGCAAGATGGAGCTACCTACGGAGCGGTAGATGTGGTGACTCACTACATGTACGATGCCCAAGGGCGCATGCACAAACAAAGTTTGCCATTCGCCAGCCCCAATACCAATGGCACCTATTATGCCCCTCCCGGCGGCACCAAATACACCCAAAGTACTTTTGAAACCTCACCCCTCAATCGCACCCTCAGTGTAACACCTCCAGACTGGTATGCAACTACTTCTGCTTATGGCACCAATACTGCCAATGAAGTGCTCATTCCTGGCACTACTTCCAGTTATTTTGCTGCTGGAACGCTGTTTAAAACCACCATCACCGACCCTGACAATCGCGTGAGCATCACTTACACCGATAAAAAAGGCCGTCTGATTCTCAAGCGCCAAACCGATACGGGCAATACCAATCCAGCCAACACCTATTACCAATACGATAAAAAAGATCGGGTGATTCGGGTGATGCCCCCTGGAGTAGCTGCTTGGACAACTGATTTGGTCTTTGCTTACCAATACGATGCTCGCGACCGCATGACCCGTAAAAAAGTACCCGACATGGGCAGCATCAGCATGCGTTACAACAATCGGGATCAATTGGTTTTTGTGCAAGACAGCATGCAACTGGGATTGTCCCGCTGCTTGGGAACTAAATACGATAATTATGGCCGCCCGATTGAATCTGGTTTTGTGGCGGGCTTCCCAAGCGATGCCAATGCGACCTTTACCTTCGATGAATCACTCAGCAAAACCTGGTACGATGGCAAATCTTCAGCTACCGATAGTTTAAATCTCAGCACCTACCCCCAATACCGAGGCAAGGTGCGCAAAAGTGAAACCAAGGTATTGGGCACAAGCGACTGGCTGTACAAAGTAATCAGTTACGATACCCATGGTCGAGCCTCCCTAATCAAAGGCAATAACCACCTCAATTTGGGTGTCGCTAATGCTGAAGTGGACAGCATGATCTACGATTGGGCAGACAATACCATTTCTCAAACCCGCACGCACAAACCCGGTACTGTCGGAGCCACGGGCACTTTCAGCATCAACAATGGCTACCGCTACGACCACGCCGGGCGGCGGATCGACTTCCTGACCACCATCGGCGGCATTGGCCAACACGTAGCCGAATACAACTACAACCACCGCGATGAGCTGATCGAAAAAAACCTGCACGCCAATGAAATAAGTGGCGTTTGGTCCTGGTTGCAAAGCATCGACTACAGCTACAACGCCCAAGGCTGGCTGACTGGCATCAACAACTGGAATACCAGTGCTACCGTGAACACGCCAGCACTGTGTACCCCGGCCATGCCCAATCCGGCCTCGCCCTCACGCAGCACCTACAATGAGGCTTCTGACCTCTTCATGCTAGACTTACGCTACGATCAACCCGAAATTGGCATCTCTGGCCTGACGGCAGCACCAGCGCAAAAAGCGGGCAACATCAGTCAAATCGTCTATCGGGTACGGGGTCGAGAAGCCTCCATTGTATCGTACAGCTACGACTACCTCAGCCGTCTGAGCACTTCCACCTTCCACAACTACTCAGATGCGGGAGTGATATCTGGTACCAACAACTACAACGAAAACCTCACTTACGACCTGCGTGGCAACATCCAAACCCTGCAACGCACCGGCTTTTACCAAAATGGTGGCACCTGTACCTATGGCCAGATTGACAATCTGACTTATAGCTACAAGCCAAATACCAACCGCCTACATAAAGTGCTGGACGGCACTACTACCGCAGGCGATGCCAAATCTCGTGGCTTCAACGGCCTGCTTTCTACCATAGACAGCAGCATGACCTACGACCGAAATGGCAATTTGAACAAAAACTTGCACAAAAATGTCAGCACGATAACGTACAATCACTTAAATTTACCCGCAGTGATCACGTTCACTACAGGCAATACCATTGAGCTTTTGTACGATGCTGCGGGTACGAAGCTGCGCAAAACGGTGAAGGTAGGCGCTACTGTGCTGTACGTGCAAGACTACCTGCCAGGAGGCATTGAATACCGCCAAGCAGGTACGGGAGTAAAACGTGTAGAGTCCGTCTTCCACGCCGAAGGCCGCTACTACAATACCAATGTAGATGCTTCCAATACCATTGCCTGGCGTAAGGAGTACAACTTCAAAGACCACCTGGGGAATACGCGCTTGGTCTTTACCGATCGGAATGCGAATGGTATCGTAGACATTACGGGGACGGCGAGTACGAGTGATGTGCTGCAAGAGAATCACTATTACGCATTTGGTTTGGCTTTTGAGGGGGCTTGGTTGCAGAATGATGCCGCGGTGCGGGATAATGCTTACATGTACAACGGCAAGGAGCTGAATAGTGATTTTGGCTTGGGCATGTACGCTTATGGGGCGCGGTGGTATGATCCGAGTGTAGGGAAATTTGGATCCCCTGATCGTTTCGCTGAAAAATATTTCTCACATTCCCCATTTGGGTATGGGATGAATAATCCAGTAAGATTTATTGATGTGAATGGGGATTCAATAGATGTATATGCACCAAACGGAGCACATTTATACACAATAGATGATGGGAAGAAGGAAGCTTCAGCAATATATTTTCAAAATGAATCTATGGATCAAAATGGGAACACAACATATTCAAACAAAATAGAGTTTTCCTATAATGACCAGGAACAGGATAGACCAAAAGCACTAAGGGGAGAATATAAATTCAAAGTTGTAAGTAATGAAGATATTGCTTCTGCAATGAAGAAAAGTGGCGTTGATCAAATAAACGAAAGTAATCTAAAATATGCTTACAGACAAAGTAGACCCATCAAAGTTGGCTCAAAATACCGAGAGGGGAAAATGGATTTTTGGGGGACAGTTAATCTCTATGAAATTCAAGGGGATATTCTCTACATTACGAATAGCGCATTAACAGGAACCATGGCTTATAATGGAATGGACTATGGCAATTACTTGTGGGGTCAAGCAATGAGGAGACTAGGTTTTGAAGAGAATACTGTTTTAGGTGGTGCCCATTTTAATAATGCTGCATTTGGAAGGTCGGACACAAGCTTTGATTGGCAACTCCTAGATGCTGCTGCTGATCAGCGTGCAATCAGAAGTGGTTATAATCATTTTAACATCAGGAGAATGAGCCTAAAAGAAGTTCTTCCTGATAACACATATGGGATAAAGCATTAA
- a CDS encoding helix-turn-helix domain-containing protein — translation MEHVLQNIRLLRNVRNYSKEYLAAELDITPRQYNNLENGKSVLSLKQLEMLAKIFGVHLMLLCSENPLNLPENLSTFS, via the coding sequence ATGGAACACGTATTACAAAATATCAGGCTTTTGCGTAATGTGCGCAATTATTCCAAAGAATATTTAGCTGCAGAATTAGACATCACGCCTCGGCAGTACAACAACCTGGAAAACGGTAAATCGGTACTTAGTCTCAAACAATTGGAAATGCTTGCTAAAATTTTTGGCGTACACTTAATGCTGTTGTGTAGCGAGAATCCACTCAATCTTCCTGAAAACTTATCCACATTCAGTTAA
- a CDS encoding amidohydrolase family protein, with product MKPNLRTRFTLLTLLISFGSTFMLQAQDPVKKDTAKVAAKKDSKKPLPLEPERKVKLQVNEGTWMSLDVSPDGQTIAFDLMGDIYSIPLAGGKAKQLTNGMAYDTHPKWSPDGKKIAFTSDRSGSENAWYIDFEKQDTVQITKDNDQHVQSVEWTPDGNYLIVSKGGRNLKLFMFHKDGGGGTQLIKTPETLKCIEPAFGKDSRYIWFSRRTGAWNYNAILPQYQLATFDRETGQVETRTERIGSAFAPTLSADGNWLVYGTRFNEQTGLVKRNIQTGEEAWLAYPVQRDEQESIAPLGVYPALSFTPDSKFVIASYGGKIWKLPIDGGAAVNVPFEVDVELEMGPAVKFDFPISNDKTMIANQIRDPKISPDGSKLTFTVLNRLYVMDYPNGSPRRLTNANHTEAMPIWSPDGASIAYVTWENKEGHIYKVNVATGANTKLTRNGATYYDLGWDAKTNRIVFNYSPAQVFEDAYSPFFSSPSENLAWISADGGDITRIEKSNSRSNPHFVKADERIYLFSGAKGLVSIRWDGTDEKVHLKVSGITTFPAELGHTHCLMVHSETEPTPQPSQAELITMAPEGDQALVQINNEIYVVTVPKTGGEVPSISVAKVESAQFPARKLTTIGGQFPHWTADAKRVNWSIGNAYFSYDIAQAKLVEEQLKAEKKAKDKEKAKAEAEGKKPEEKKDEKKEEDKSYKAGEVRVKVSIPRDVPAGLVLLRNARIITMKGAEVFEKGDILIENNRIKSVGKAGSIKAPSGAKVMDMAGKTIVPGFVDTHAHMWPYWGLHKSQAWMYNANLAYGVTTTRDPQTATTDVLTYGDMVESGQILGPRIYSTGPGVGYWAYRLESLEQTRNVLKQYSEYYNTKTIKMYLTGNRQNRQWIIQAAKEQGLMPTTEGGLDFKLNMTQLLDGYSGHEHAFPIYPIYKDVIKVVAESKMSYTPTLLVAYGGPWAENYYYATENVVGDPKLNHFTPKAELDEKARRRPGWFLPEEHIFRRHAEFAKALVEAGGIAGIGSHGQLQGLGYHWELWAVQSGGMKNHDALRVATILGAQAIGLSKDLGSLEPGKLADLLIMDKNPLDNIRNSNSIKYVMKNGRMYEGDSLNEVYPRVQAAPAPEWRVDRPSGVPGMK from the coding sequence ATGAAACCAAATTTACGCACCCGATTTACACTCCTGACGCTGCTGATTAGTTTTGGCAGTACTTTTATGTTGCAGGCCCAGGATCCTGTCAAAAAAGATACCGCAAAAGTTGCGGCCAAAAAGGACTCCAAAAAGCCCTTGCCATTGGAGCCTGAGCGCAAAGTCAAACTACAAGTCAACGAAGGCACCTGGATGTCTTTGGACGTCAGCCCCGATGGACAAACCATTGCCTTCGACCTGATGGGCGACATTTACAGCATCCCCTTAGCTGGTGGCAAAGCCAAACAACTCACCAATGGCATGGCTTACGACACCCATCCCAAGTGGAGCCCGGATGGCAAAAAAATTGCCTTCACCTCCGACCGCAGTGGATCGGAAAACGCCTGGTACATCGATTTTGAAAAACAGGATACCGTACAAATCACCAAAGACAACGACCAACACGTACAGTCGGTAGAATGGACGCCCGATGGCAATTACCTCATCGTATCCAAAGGTGGGCGCAACCTCAAGTTGTTCATGTTCCACAAAGACGGCGGCGGCGGCACCCAGCTCATCAAAACGCCAGAAACCCTGAAGTGTATTGAGCCCGCTTTTGGCAAAGACAGTCGTTACATCTGGTTTTCACGGCGCACCGGAGCCTGGAATTACAACGCCATTTTGCCCCAGTACCAATTGGCTACTTTTGACCGCGAAACCGGGCAGGTAGAAACCCGCACCGAGCGCATCGGATCGGCTTTTGCCCCAACCCTTTCTGCCGATGGCAATTGGCTGGTGTATGGCACCCGCTTCAATGAACAAACTGGCCTGGTCAAACGCAACATCCAAACGGGTGAAGAAGCCTGGTTGGCGTATCCGGTACAACGCGACGAACAGGAATCCATCGCCCCTTTAGGTGTATATCCCGCCCTTTCGTTTACACCCGACAGCAAATTCGTCATCGCTTCTTATGGTGGGAAAATCTGGAAACTGCCCATTGATGGCGGTGCTGCGGTCAATGTTCCATTTGAAGTAGACGTGGAATTGGAAATGGGGCCAGCGGTCAAGTTTGACTTCCCAATTTCCAACGATAAGACGATGATCGCCAATCAAATTCGCGACCCCAAAATTTCGCCCGATGGCAGCAAATTGACCTTCACCGTGCTCAATCGCCTCTACGTCATGGATTACCCCAATGGCAGTCCACGTCGCTTGACCAATGCCAATCATACCGAGGCAATGCCAATTTGGTCGCCCGATGGAGCCAGCATTGCTTACGTGACCTGGGAAAACAAAGAGGGACACATCTACAAAGTGAATGTAGCAACGGGAGCCAATACCAAATTGACACGAAATGGAGCCACCTACTACGATTTGGGCTGGGATGCCAAAACCAATCGCATCGTCTTCAATTATAGCCCGGCTCAAGTCTTTGAAGATGCGTATAGCCCGTTCTTTTCCAGCCCGAGTGAAAACCTGGCCTGGATCAGCGCGGATGGCGGGGACATTACCCGCATCGAAAAATCCAATAGTCGTAGCAATCCCCATTTCGTCAAAGCCGATGAACGCATCTATTTGTTCAGCGGGGCCAAAGGGCTGGTATCCATTCGCTGGGACGGAACCGATGAAAAGGTGCACCTCAAAGTCAGTGGCATCACTACTTTTCCGGCAGAATTGGGGCACACCCACTGTCTGATGGTACATTCTGAAACCGAGCCTACGCCACAACCCTCGCAGGCCGAGTTGATCACCATGGCCCCCGAAGGAGACCAGGCACTGGTGCAAATCAACAACGAAATTTATGTCGTTACGGTGCCAAAAACTGGTGGTGAAGTGCCGAGTATTTCGGTAGCCAAAGTGGAAAGCGCGCAGTTTCCGGCACGCAAACTGACCACCATCGGCGGCCAATTCCCCCATTGGACTGCGGATGCAAAACGGGTGAACTGGTCGATTGGCAACGCCTATTTCTCTTACGACATCGCCCAGGCCAAACTGGTGGAAGAGCAATTGAAAGCCGAGAAAAAAGCCAAGGACAAAGAAAAAGCCAAAGCCGAGGCGGAAGGCAAAAAGCCGGAAGAGAAAAAAGACGAAAAGAAAGAGGAAGACAAGTCATACAAAGCTGGTGAAGTCCGCGTAAAAGTGAGCATTCCCCGCGATGTTCCCGCCGGGCTTGTCCTGCTGCGCAACGCCCGCATCATCACCATGAAAGGTGCAGAAGTGTTTGAAAAAGGAGACATCCTGATCGAAAACAACCGCATCAAATCAGTGGGTAAGGCCGGGTCTATCAAAGCGCCAAGCGGGGCAAAGGTCATGGACATGGCCGGCAAAACCATCGTACCTGGCTTTGTAGATACCCACGCGCACATGTGGCCATACTGGGGTTTGCACAAAAGCCAGGCCTGGATGTACAACGCCAACCTCGCTTACGGCGTAACCACCACCCGTGACCCACAAACTGCCACGACCGACGTGCTCACCTATGGCGACATGGTGGAAAGTGGTCAAATTCTGGGGCCGCGCATTTATTCGACTGGTCCAGGGGTGGGCTATTGGGCGTATCGACTTGAAAGTCTGGAACAAACCCGGAATGTCCTCAAGCAATACTCGGAGTACTACAATACCAAGACCATCAAAATGTACCTCACGGGCAACCGCCAAAACCGCCAATGGATCATCCAGGCGGCAAAAGAGCAGGGTCTGATGCCCACCACGGAGGGTGGACTTGACTTCAAACTCAACATGACTCAATTGTTGGATGGGTATTCCGGACATGAGCACGCTTTCCCGATTTACCCAATTTACAAGGACGTGATCAAGGTGGTCGCGGAGTCAAAAATGTCGTATACCCCTACCCTCCTGGTTGCCTACGGCGGTCCCTGGGCAGAAAACTACTACTACGCTACCGAAAATGTGGTGGGTGACCCCAAACTCAACCATTTTACGCCCAAAGCAGAATTGGATGAAAAAGCGCGGCGTCGGCCAGGTTGGTTCCTGCCGGAAGAGCACATTTTCCGCCGCCATGCCGAATTTGCCAAAGCATTGGTTGAGGCCGGAGGTATTGCGGGCATTGGCTCACACGGCCAATTGCAGGGCCTGGGTTACCACTGGGAATTGTGGGCGGTACAGTCGGGGGGCATGAAAAACCACGATGCCCTACGGGTTGCCACCATCCTGGGCGCACAGGCCATCGGCCTCAGCAAAGACCTGGGTTCACTGGAGCCTGGTAAACTGGCCGATCTGCTAATCATGGACAAAAACCCGCTGGACAACATCCGCAATTCCAACTCCATCAAGTATGTGATGAAAAATGGTCGGATGTACGAAGGCGATTCACTCAACGAAGTGTATCCACGGGTACAGGCAGCGCCAGCGCCGGAGTGGCGGGTGGATCGGCCGAGCGGGGTTCCGGGGATGAAGTAG
- a CDS encoding vWA domain-containing protein, which yields MFQKNLFLALSVLVLAFVNFRETDKSFEIKGKVIDVAGQPLIGVTVVLKGHNTGAVTDASGAFKLNSPDSCTTLTVGYVGYGNQEVKACAGKSVSITLVASVEPLKEVISMDRKAEERREPMSMPKVKRDMSMASPGIVGYATKMPTNQPNFNTEDYDRIQENRFHRATQEPQSTFSIDVDAASYSNLRRFINNGQRPPEDAVRIEEMINYFDYEYPEPTDKHPFSITTEVSDCPWQPKHRLVHIGLQGKHTPVENLPAANLVFLVDVSGSMSAANKLPLVQASYKLLAEQLRPQDRVAIVVYAGAAGLVLESTTGNNKTKIKEAIDKLQAGGSTAGGEGILLAYKTAKENFIKGGNNRVILASDGDFNVGVSSDGELVRIIEEERKSGVYLTILGYGMGNYKDNKMQKLADSGNGNHAYIDNLDEARRVLVSEFGGTMYTIAKDVKLQLEFNPAVVQGYRLIGYENRVLNNADFDDDKKDAGELGAGHSVTALYEIIPVGVESKFLAADKDLKYQERDIKASAKRSEELLTVKFRYKAPDADASQLMEDVVVDKAVSLGKSSDNFRWSAAVATFGMLLRNSEFKGEATYDQARKLAAGARGKDTEGYRAEMIRLMETVGLMGKTETAEK from the coding sequence ATGTTCCAAAAAAACTTATTCCTTGCCCTATCTGTACTCGTACTGGCTTTTGTCAATTTTCGGGAGACAGACAAATCCTTTGAAATAAAAGGTAAAGTTATAGATGTAGCTGGTCAACCTTTGATCGGCGTAACCGTAGTGCTCAAAGGTCACAATACCGGCGCAGTAACGGATGCCAGTGGCGCATTTAAACTAAATAGCCCCGATTCTTGTACCACTTTGACGGTTGGTTATGTTGGTTATGGCAACCAAGAAGTCAAGGCCTGTGCGGGTAAATCAGTAAGCATTACCCTGGTAGCAAGTGTAGAGCCGCTCAAGGAAGTGATCAGCATGGATCGAAAAGCCGAAGAGCGCCGGGAACCGATGTCCATGCCCAAAGTAAAAAGAGACATGAGTATGGCCTCTCCGGGTATTGTTGGCTATGCTACAAAAATGCCAACAAATCAACCCAATTTCAATACCGAAGACTACGACCGCATCCAGGAAAACCGTTTCCACCGTGCTACCCAGGAGCCTCAATCTACCTTTTCCATTGATGTAGATGCCGCCAGTTACAGCAACTTGCGCCGCTTCATCAACAATGGCCAGCGCCCACCTGAGGATGCGGTGCGCATTGAAGAAATGATCAATTATTTTGATTATGAATATCCTGAACCCACGGACAAACATCCTTTCTCGATTACGACCGAAGTGAGTGATTGCCCCTGGCAACCCAAACACCGCCTGGTACACATTGGTTTGCAAGGCAAACATACGCCAGTAGAAAACTTGCCAGCAGCAAACCTGGTTTTTCTGGTCGATGTATCGGGTAGCATGAGTGCTGCCAATAAGCTGCCTTTGGTGCAGGCTTCGTATAAACTCTTGGCCGAACAATTGCGCCCTCAAGACCGTGTAGCGATTGTAGTGTATGCTGGTGCAGCGGGTTTGGTGCTGGAATCCACCACGGGCAACAACAAAACCAAAATCAAGGAAGCCATCGATAAACTGCAAGCCGGTGGGTCTACTGCCGGTGGCGAAGGCATCCTTTTAGCCTACAAAACGGCCAAAGAAAACTTCATCAAAGGAGGCAACAACCGGGTGATTTTGGCCAGCGATGGGGATTTTAACGTCGGTGTCAGCAGCGATGGTGAACTGGTAAGGATCATTGAAGAAGAGCGCAAAAGTGGTGTATACCTCACCATCCTGGGCTACGGCATGGGTAATTACAAAGACAACAAAATGCAAAAACTGGCCGACAGTGGCAACGGCAATCACGCCTACATCGACAATCTGGACGAAGCCCGCCGGGTATTGGTCAGCGAGTTTGGTGGCACGATGTACACCATTGCCAAAGATGTGAAATTGCAATTGGAATTCAACCCTGCCGTGGTGCAAGGCTACCGCTTGATCGGTTACGAAAACCGCGTGTTGAACAACGCAGATTTTGACGATGACAAAAAAGACGCGGGCGAATTGGGTGCAGGACATAGCGTAACGGCGCTTTACGAAATTATCCCGGTAGGGGTAGAAAGCAAATTTCTGGCCGCCGACAAAGACCTGAAGTACCAGGAACGCGACATCAAAGCTTCGGCAAAGCGCTCCGAAGAATTGCTTACGGTTAAATTCCGTTACAAAGCGCCCGATGCGGACGCTAGCCAATTGATGGAAGATGTAGTGGTGGACAAAGCCGTAAGCCTGGGCAAATCCAGCGACAACTTCCGCTGGTCGGCGGCCGTAGCCACGTTCGGGATGTTGCTGCGCAATTCGGAATTCAAAGGTGAAGCCACTTACGACCAGGCCAGAAAACTGGCTGCTGGTGCTCGTGGAAAAGACACCGAGGGTTACCGCGCCGAAATGATTCGTTTAATGGAAACGGTGGGTTTGATGGGTAAAACGGAAACGGCAGAGAAGTAA